The proteins below come from a single Azospirillum thiophilum genomic window:
- a CDS encoding NADPH-dependent FMN reductase, whose product MTDATVRAKLLGLPGSLRSNSNSLAVLRGLQGALPADVGMDIRDLRLPLYDQDIDGPDAPAEVHAFRQAIAEADGVVIVTPEYNYGMPGVLKNALDWASRPYGKSALIGKPVLVVSNSPAFTGGVRAHQQVNDTLLAVSADLVSGPQVVIGTVGEKIKDGKLVDEAVLKFTLGMVDKLIAAAGK is encoded by the coding sequence ATGACCGACGCAACGGTGCGTGCCAAATTGCTTGGGCTGCCCGGCAGCCTGCGCAGCAACTCCAACTCGCTCGCCGTGCTGCGCGGGCTTCAGGGCGCCCTGCCGGCCGATGTCGGGATGGACATCCGCGATCTCCGCCTGCCGCTCTACGATCAGGACATCGACGGCCCCGACGCCCCGGCGGAGGTCCATGCCTTCCGTCAGGCCATCGCGGAGGCCGACGGCGTCGTCATCGTCACGCCGGAATACAATTACGGCATGCCGGGCGTGCTGAAGAATGCGCTGGACTGGGCCTCGCGCCCTTACGGCAAATCGGCGCTGATCGGCAAGCCGGTCTTGGTCGTCAGCAATTCTCCCGCCTTCACCGGCGGCGTGCGTGCGCACCAGCAGGTGAACGACACGCTGCTGGCGGTGTCCGCCGATCTGGTGAGCGGCCCGCAGGTTGTCATCGGCACGGTCGGCGAGAAGATCAAGGATGGCAAGCTGGTCGACGAAGCCGTGCTGAAATTCACGCTCGGCATGGTTGACAAGCTGATCGCGGCGGCCGGCAAGTAG
- a CDS encoding MarR family transcriptional regulator has translation MARNLKALGLWRTALVASVRQDGPDLSARQLAILLQVYLTDPPHTVRGLASLLNISKPAVTRALDRLSVLGFVKRKRDAEDKRNVLVQRTVKGSVHLSDFAELVIAAGAVTDEDMAQIRTDEAVAAAAKARLEAELQVASPPAGTALEAPGLSPALAASPS, from the coding sequence ATGGCACGGAACCTCAAGGCGCTTGGGTTGTGGCGCACGGCACTGGTCGCCAGCGTGCGTCAGGATGGCCCCGACCTGTCGGCGCGCCAGCTGGCGATCCTCCTCCAGGTCTATCTGACCGACCCGCCACACACCGTTCGCGGTCTGGCATCCCTGCTGAACATCTCCAAGCCCGCGGTGACCCGCGCGCTCGACCGGCTGTCGGTGCTTGGCTTCGTCAAGCGCAAGCGCGATGCGGAAGACAAGCGCAACGTGCTGGTCCAGCGCACTGTGAAGGGCAGCGTCCATCTCTCCGACTTCGCCGAGCTGGTGATCGCCGCCGGTGCCGTCACGGACGAGGACATGGCGCAGATCCGTACGGACGAGGCGGTGGCCGCGGCCGCCAAGGCCCGGCTGGAGGCTGAATTGCAGGTTGCTTCCCCGCCGGCGGGGACCGCCCTGGAGGCTCCCGGCCTGTCTCCAGCCCTGGCGGCTTCCCCCTCCTGA
- a CDS encoding 2-hydroxyacid dehydrogenase, protein MTDKKKPLVVVTRKLPDVIETRMMELFDTRLNPDDVPLTPAQMQDAMALAEVLVPTVTDRIDRALIEAAGPQLRMIASFGTGVDHIDLKAARERGIVVTNTPGVLTEDTADMTMALLLATARRVAEGERLVRSGQWTGWGPTTMLGHRISGKRLGILGMGRIGSALARRARAFGMSIHYHNRRRVHPELEQELEATYWASLDQMLARMDIISINCPHTPATYHLLSERRLKLLRPHCYIVNTSRGEVIDEVALTRMLSKGEIAGAGLDVFEHEPAVNPKLLRLDNVVLLPHMGSATIEGRIDMGEKVVINIKTFIDGHTPPDRVLEALL, encoded by the coding sequence ATGACCGACAAGAAGAAGCCGCTCGTTGTCGTCACCCGCAAGCTGCCGGACGTCATCGAGACGCGGATGATGGAGCTGTTCGACACCCGGCTCAATCCGGACGACGTTCCGCTGACGCCCGCCCAGATGCAGGATGCCATGGCCCTCGCCGAGGTCCTGGTGCCCACCGTGACCGACCGCATCGACCGGGCGCTGATCGAGGCGGCGGGGCCGCAACTTCGGATGATCGCCTCCTTCGGCACCGGCGTCGACCACATCGACCTGAAGGCGGCGCGCGAGCGCGGCATCGTCGTCACCAACACCCCCGGCGTCCTGACCGAGGACACCGCCGACATGACCATGGCGCTGCTGCTGGCCACCGCGCGCCGCGTGGCGGAGGGCGAGCGGCTGGTCCGGTCCGGCCAATGGACCGGCTGGGGCCCGACCACCATGCTGGGGCACCGCATCAGCGGCAAGCGGCTCGGCATCCTGGGCATGGGCCGCATCGGCTCGGCGCTGGCGCGGCGCGCGCGCGCCTTCGGCATGTCGATCCACTACCACAACCGCCGCCGCGTCCATCCGGAGCTGGAGCAGGAGTTGGAGGCGACCTATTGGGCCAGCCTGGACCAGATGCTGGCGCGGATGGACATCATCTCCATCAACTGCCCGCACACGCCGGCCACCTACCACCTGCTGTCGGAACGCCGGCTGAAGCTGCTGCGCCCGCACTGCTACATCGTCAACACCTCGCGCGGCGAAGTGATCGACGAGGTGGCGTTGACCCGCATGCTGTCCAAGGGCGAGATCGCCGGCGCCGGGCTGGACGTGTTCGAGCATGAGCCGGCGGTCAACCCGAAGCTGCTGCGGCTGGACAATGTCGTCCTGCTGCCGCACATGGGCTCTGCCACCATCGAGGGCCGCATCGACATGGGCGAGAAGGTGGTGATCAACATCAAGACCTTCATCGACGGCCACACGCCGCCCGACCGCGTGCTGGAGGCGCTGCTTTAG
- a CDS encoding SH3 domain-containing protein — MLVRRSVLAALALLAGLGAVSGSAAQGRSESRKDPTHASGLPIPRFVTVRVGELNLRSGPNGNYPIEWVFRRKDMPVEIVQEFDTWRRIRDWEGAEGWVHQSALSGRRGALIVGQTRTVHEAPRADSAVVARAEPGVVGSLKKCRDDWCEVELKGYRGWMKRADFWGTYPGEKIE; from the coding sequence ATGCTCGTCCGCCGCTCCGTCCTCGCCGCGCTGGCCCTGCTCGCCGGGCTTGGCGCGGTCTCCGGCAGCGCGGCGCAGGGACGCAGCGAAAGCCGGAAGGATCCGACTCATGCCTCGGGCCTGCCGATCCCCCGCTTCGTCACGGTGCGCGTCGGCGAACTGAACCTGCGCTCCGGCCCCAACGGCAACTACCCGATCGAATGGGTCTTCCGGCGCAAGGACATGCCGGTGGAGATCGTCCAGGAGTTCGACACCTGGCGCCGCATCCGCGATTGGGAAGGGGCCGAGGGCTGGGTGCACCAGAGCGCCTTGTCGGGCCGGCGCGGCGCCCTGATCGTCGGCCAGACACGCACGGTCCACGAGGCGCCGCGTGCAGACAGCGCCGTCGTGGCGCGGGCCGAGCCGGGGGTCGTCGGCTCGCTGAAGAAGTGCCGCGACGACTGGTGCGAGGTGGAGTTGAAAGGCTATCGCGGCTGGATGAAGCGCGCCGATTTCTGGGGCACCTATCCCGGCGAGAAGATCGAGTAG
- a CDS encoding argininosuccinate synthase, with amino-acid sequence MSGASGKQIKKVVLAYSGGLDTSVILKWLQETYSCEVVTFTADLGQGEELEPARKKAELLGIKPENIFIDDLREEFVRDFVFPMFRANTLYEGTYLLGTSIARPLIAKRQIEIANLVGADAVAHGATGKGNDQVRFELGYYALKPDITVIAPWREWSLNSRTTLLDYAEKNQIPIAKDKRGEAPYSTDANLLHISYEGKALEDPWVEPDEDMFTRSVAPEKAPETPTYIEVEFKNGDAVAIDGKALSPAALLTELNRLGGENGIGRLDLVENRYVGMKSRGVYETPGGSILLVAHRAMESITLDRGAGHLKDELMPRYAELIYCGYWWSPERLAIQALIDQTQSLVNGTVRLKLYKGNVTVVGRQSPNSLYRMDYVTFEQDSVYNQKDAEGFIKLNALRLRLGAMAKQKIG; translated from the coding sequence ATGAGCGGCGCGTCCGGCAAACAGATCAAGAAAGTGGTGCTCGCCTATTCGGGCGGCCTCGACACCTCGGTCATCCTGAAATGGCTGCAGGAAACCTATTCCTGCGAGGTGGTGACCTTCACCGCCGACCTCGGCCAGGGCGAGGAGCTGGAGCCCGCCCGCAAGAAGGCCGAGCTTCTGGGCATCAAGCCGGAAAACATCTTCATCGACGATCTGCGCGAAGAGTTCGTGCGCGATTTCGTCTTCCCGATGTTCCGCGCCAACACGCTGTACGAGGGCACCTACCTGCTCGGCACCTCGATCGCCCGGCCGCTGATCGCCAAGCGCCAGATCGAGATCGCCAACCTCGTCGGCGCCGATGCCGTCGCCCATGGCGCCACCGGCAAGGGCAACGACCAGGTCCGCTTCGAGCTGGGCTACTACGCGCTGAAGCCCGACATCACCGTCATCGCCCCGTGGCGCGAGTGGAGCCTGAACAGCCGCACCACGCTGCTGGACTACGCCGAGAAGAACCAGATTCCGATCGCGAAGGACAAGCGCGGCGAGGCGCCCTATTCGACCGACGCCAACCTGCTGCACATCTCCTACGAAGGCAAGGCGCTGGAAGACCCGTGGGTCGAGCCGGACGAGGACATGTTCACCCGTTCCGTCGCCCCGGAAAAGGCGCCGGAAACCCCGACCTACATCGAGGTCGAGTTCAAGAACGGCGACGCGGTCGCCATCGACGGCAAGGCCCTGTCGCCGGCGGCATTGCTGACCGAGCTGAACCGGCTGGGCGGCGAGAACGGCATCGGCCGCCTCGACCTGGTCGAGAACCGCTATGTCGGCATGAAGTCGCGCGGCGTCTACGAGACCCCGGGCGGCTCCATCCTGCTGGTCGCCCACCGCGCCATGGAGAGCATCACGCTCGACCGCGGCGCCGGGCACCTCAAGGACGAGCTGATGCCGCGCTACGCCGAGCTGATCTATTGCGGCTATTGGTGGAGCCCGGAGCGTCTGGCCATCCAGGCGCTGATCGACCAGACCCAGTCGCTGGTCAACGGCACGGTCCGTCTGAAGCTGTACAAGGGCAATGTCACGGTCGTCGGCCGCCAGTCGCCCAACTCGCTCTACCGCATGGACTATGTGACCTTCGAGCAGGACAGCGTCTACAATCAGAAGGACGCGGAAGGCTTCATCAAGCTGAATGCGCTCCGCCTGCGCCTGGGCGCGATGGCCAAGCAGAAGATCGGCTGA